The following proteins are co-located in the Triticum aestivum cultivar Chinese Spring chromosome 1A, IWGSC CS RefSeq v2.1, whole genome shotgun sequence genome:
- the LOC123133323 gene encoding flavin-containing monooxygenase FMO GS-OX-like 2 codes for MDRSLQSSPAQEVDRMPPARAVAVVGAGAAGLVAARELLREGHAVTVFERSDRVGGTWAYDPRADETDPLGAAVHGSLYASLRTNLPRELMGFSGHESLVGRVFAGDPRTFPGHQEVLAFLRAFAEESGVARRVRLRAEVVRAAPPLGRGGESGERWSVAWRGEDGEVAVEAFDAVVVCNGHCTVPLVPKLPGIGKWRGKQMHSHNYRIPEPFRDQIVVVVGLGASGIDIAREISQVTKEVHIASRQNEHRLGKISIDPYLNVWMHAEVDCIQEDGQVRFAEGAAVAADVILYCTGYRYHFPFLDLDELTVDDENRVGPLYKHVFPPKYAPNLSFVGLPVKTILFQSFELEAKWVARVLSGRAALPSEEGMLDAVREHYRRMEESGRPRRHTHALMPEWVEYMDWLAEQVGERRLEARRRDIYERALQRVWSLDGGYRDSCEDEEKGSGDSKV; via the exons ATGGACAGATCACTGCAGAGCTCACCAGCCCAGGAGGTGGACCGAATGCCCCCCGCGCGCGCGGTGGCCGTGGTGGGCGCAGGCGCGGCGGGGCTGGTGGCCGCACGCGAGCTGCTCCGCGAAGGCCACGCCGTCACGGTCTTCGAGCGTTCGGACCGCGTGGGCGGTACCTGGGCCTACGACCCGCGAGCCGACGAAACGGATCCGCTGGGCGCCGCCGTCCATGGCAGCCTGTACGCGTCGCTGCGCACGAACCTCCCGCGCGAGCTCATGGGCTTCTCAGGCCACGAGAGCCTCGTGGGCAGGGTCTTCGCCGGGGACCCGCGCACGTTCCCGGGCCACCAGGAGGTGCTCGCCTTCCTGCGCGCGTTCGCCGAGGAGTCCGGGGTCGCCCGGCGCGTCAGGCTACGCGCCGAGGTGGTGCGCGCGGCGCCACCCCTCGGTCGTGGCGGGGAAAGCGGTGAGAGGTGGAGCGTGGCGTGGCGGGGCGAGGACGGCGAGGTGGCCGTGGAGGCCTTCGACGCCGTCGTCGTCTGCAACGGGCACTGCACCGTGCCCCTCGTGCCCAAGCTCCCAG GAATCGGCAAGTGGCGAGGAAAGCAAATGCACAGCCACAATTACCGCATTCCCGAGCCATTTCGAGATCAG ATCGTTGTTGTGGTAGGATTAGGAGCCAGCGGAATCGACATCGCGAGAGAGATCTCACAGGTGACCAAGGAGGTGCACATCGCGTCAAGACAGAACGAACACAGGCTGGGGAAGATCTCAATCGACCCCTACCTGAATGTCTGGATGCACGCAGAG GTGGATTGCATCCAAGAAGATGGCCAAGTGCGCTTCGCTGAGGGTGCAGCGGTGGCAGCAGACGTGATCCTCTACTGCACAGGGTACCGTTACCACTTCCCGTTCTTGGACCTGGACGAGCTCACCGTGGACGACGAGAACCGCGTCGGGCCTCTGTACAAGCACGTCTTCCCCCCGAAGTACGCGCCGAATCTCTCCTTCGTCGGACTGCCGGTCAAG ACCATCCTCTTCCAGTCGTTCGAACTGGAGGCCAAGTGGGTGGCGCGCGTGCTGTCCGGGAGAGCGGCTCTGCCGAGCGAGGAGGGCATGCTGGACGCTGTGCGGGAGCACTACCGGCGGATGGAGGAGAGCGGGAGGCCCCGGCGCCACACGCACGCCCTCATGCCTGAATGG GTGGAGTACATGGACTGGCTGGCGGAGCAGGTCGGCGAGCGGCGGCTGGAGGCGCGGAGGCGGGACATATACGAGAGAGCCCTCCAGCGCGTCTGGTCTCTGGACGGGGGATACCGTGACAGCTGCGAAGATGAAGAAAAGGGCAGTGGCGACAGTAAAGTTTAG